The following nucleotide sequence is from Acidimicrobiales bacterium.
GAGACGGTCATGCCGTTCACGGCGGTGTGTCCGACCTCGAGGCGGGCGGCCAGGACCTCGCCGCGACCGAGGTCCGAGGTCCACAGGGCGCTGCCAAGCCCGTAAGAGCTGGCGTTGGCGAGCCCCAGCGCTTCGTCCGCGCCGGCGGCTCGCAGCAACGGGACGGCGGGGCCGAACACCTCCTCTTCGAGTACGGGCATGCCCGGTCGGACCTCGTCGAGGACGGTCGGCGCGTAGTAGAAGCCCGGCCGATCAGGGACGCGGCCGCCGAGCAGGACCCGAGCTCCCTGCGCCACGGAGTCACGGACCTGGCGGTCTACTGCGTCCCTCAGGTCCTCGCGGGCCAGCGGCCCGATCGTCACCCCCTCCTCGGTGGGGTCACCCAGCCGCAGCTCTCCTACCTGGGCGAGCAGCTTCTCGGTGAACGGGTCGGCGACCGCCTCCTCGACGATGATGCGCTTGGCGGCGATGCAGGATTGTCCGGTGTTCTGGAAGCGGCTGCGCGCCGCCCAGGCCGCGGCAGCGTCGAGGTCGGCGTCGGCGAGCACGACGAAGGGGTCGCTCCCGCCGAGCTCCAGCACCGTCTTCTTGAGGGCCCGCCCTGCCGCGGTCGCAACGGAGCGCCCGGCGCGGGTCGAGCCGGTCAGGGTGACCGCCGCCACGCGGCTGTCGGCGATGACGCCGTCGGTGACGTCGGCGGTGCGCCCGGTGTCGACGACCATCACCGAGAATGTCCCGGGCGGCAACCCGGCCGCGCCCGCGACATCGGCCAGAGCCAGGGCGCACCCGGTCGTCGAGGGGGCGTGCTTGAGCACCACGACGTTGCCGGCCGCCAGCGCGGGGGCTAGGGCGCGTACCACCTGCCAGTAGGGGAAGTTCCACGGCATGATTGCCAGCAGGACCCCTAGGGGCGTGGCGACGACCTGGGACCGTATCGCCTCTGTGTGCACCATTTCGGGCTCGAGCAGGGGCGGGGCGTGCTCGGCGAACCAGTCGCACGTGCGGGCGCACTTCGCCACCTCGGCCCGGCTCTCTGCCAGCGGCTTGCCCATCTCCTGCGTCGCCAGCAGGGCCAGCTCCTCCTGCCGCTCACCCAGCACCTGGGCGAGTCGGCGCAGGCTCTCGGCTCGTTGGGCGGGTGCGGTTCGACCCCACGTGCGGGCCGCGCTGTGGGCCTGATCGAGCAGGGCGTCCAGCTCCTCGGGCGTCGTCTCGTCGTACGTGATCAGTGGTCGACCGCTCGACGGGTCGACCGTCGTGACGCTCACGTGGCCTCCTCGCTCGCGATCAGCTGGCGGGCGGATATGCGGCGCCCTGGGCTCAGCCGATCACATGTCAGCCTTACGGTACCGGGAGCGCAGCCGGGCTCAGCGAGCGATAGCGGTCGTACCGACGAGCACGACCTCACCCACCGGTGGACCGGGCGACGACGTTGATGTAGTCGAGCATGGCCTGGCCCGCCCCCATGTGGCCGAGGGGCCAGAAGCCCATCTCGAGGTGGGGGCCCGTCGAGATGCCGACGATGCCGTAGCCGACGCTGGAGATCTGCTGGCCCTGGACGACCTGGGCGCCGACCGGGACGAGATCTGGCCCGGCGTGGCCGTAGTAGACGGTCTTTCCCGTCAGCGGGCCGGAGGTGATCTGCAACACCGGGGCGTTGGGCCCGAATCCGCCGATGCCCTCCTGGATGATGGTGCCCGAGCCCATGGCGTACAGGGGCGTGCCACCCGGCGCCGAGTAGTCCACCCCCTGGTCGACGCTCCCGTTCTTCAGGTACTGACGCGGCAGCGGCAGTCCGGCGCCGCCGGGTCCGACCACGCCTCCCGGGACAGCGAGGGAGCCGGCGAGGAGGTCGGCGGGGATGGGCGGGGGGAAGGGCGTGAGCATGCTGTTGCGCGTCGCGTCATCGATGGTGCCGGTCGGGGCAGTGGTCGCGGCCTGCTGGTACGCCTTCACGGCCGCCGTGGTGGGGGCGTCCCATTGTCCGGAGGCGGGGGCGGGGAACCCCAGGCCGGTGAGCAGCGCCTGCCAGCTCCTCACCTGATTGGCGGACATGGGTGCGGGGGCCGGCGGAAGGCTGAACTGCGGTGCGGCCTGGAGCGCGTCGAACACCGACTGACTGGCCGTCTCCCAGCTCCAGAAGGCGACGGAGGTGGCCTTCATGGCGTCCGCCGCTTCGATGAAGCCGAGGACCTGGTCTCGCGCCGGATCCGGGGCTCCCGGTGCAGGTGGTGGGGAGGCCGTCGGCATCTGATCCACCGGGATCAATGGCTTGCCCAGCGGGGCCAGGGCGCTCAGCGCCGGGTCGAGGTCGGCGTGGCCCGGTCCGGTGGAGGGATCCATGACGGCCACGGCGTCGAAGGGTGCGACCAGCTGGGCATAGGGAGAGGCCGGGGCCGCAGACGGAAGTGCCGGGACGGGGGGCAGGGGCCCGGAGGGCGCCCCTGCGGCGGACGCCGGACCAGGATGGGCGGGAACGGCGACGATGAGGGGGAGGTCGGGGCCCACGGCGGCCCTCAGACCGCTCCCGTACGTCTGAGCTGCCGACGCGTCGAGAGTGCCGTCCGGCCCCGGCGCCAGGTCCGCGACGATGCCGTCGATCCGGTCCTGGTCGGGGGTCGTGTAGGTGGTCTCCGAGAGCGCCCGGGCGATGTCTGCCTGCGGGTTGGTGAGGCTGGGCACGTCGGCGCCGTAGACCCGGATGTTGGCGGCATGGGCGGAGGGCAGGAAAGCGTCGAGGAAGCTCTGCTGGGCGAAGGTGCCTTCGCTCGACCCCAGGAGCACCACGACGTAGGTCAGTCCTGCGGCCTGGGCTCTGGTCACCATGGCATTGATGGCCGAGACGTCGGCCCCGTCGGTGGCGACGACGTAGCGCTGTCCGATGTAGGGCGAGAAGTCTCCCGTGCCCCACGGGGACGCGGCGACGGCGCGCGCCACGGCCTCGGCGTCGCGTCCGGTCTTCAGAGCGGCGAGGATCCCGCGGTACTGACCGTTCCTCAGGGTCTGCGCGCTCGCCCTGATGGCTGTCCTCCAGTCCGGATAGGACTTGACCCCGACGGAGTTCCACGTCGTCGACCCCGGGGCGGCTTGCGTCGTGTTGAGAGGGTTCAGGTGGACGAAGCCCCCCTCCGCCGCTTGCCACGCGTCGAGGGCCTGCACGTTGGCGCCGGTGTTCGGCTCGCCGAGGGTGGCCAGCAGCGCCCTCGAGAAGTCCGCCGGCGTACGAACGGCGGTATCCGACGGTCCCGGCTGACGCGGGGGCGCCCATATCCACATGCCCTTGCCAACCGGTGCCGGTCCCCTGAGGGCAGGGACGACGGGTCCGGCCTGAGGCGGCGCTGCCTCACCGACGCCCAGTGGGGTTGACACGGGTCCGCGCCCGGACGGGGTGGCGAGCCTCGGGCTGCCGGGTTGGCCAGCGCCGGGAGCGGTACCGCCCGAGCCGCTCGGCGTCGGCGGGGGCTGGCTCGGTGGCGGGGAAGAAGGAGGAGGATTGTGCGGTGGCTGCGTGGTCGAGGTCGTGC
It contains:
- a CDS encoding NAD-dependent succinate-semialdehyde dehydrogenase, which produces MSVTTVDPSSGRPLITYDETTPEELDALLDQAHSAARTWGRTAPAQRAESLRRLAQVLGERQEELALLATQEMGKPLAESRAEVAKCARTCDWFAEHAPPLLEPEMVHTEAIRSQVVATPLGVLLAIMPWNFPYWQVVRALAPALAAGNVVVLKHAPSTTGCALALADVAGAAGLPPGTFSVMVVDTGRTADVTDGVIADSRVAAVTLTGSTRAGRSVATAAGRALKKTVLELGGSDPFVVLADADLDAAAAWAARSRFQNTGQSCIAAKRIIVEEAVADPFTEKLLAQVGELRLGDPTEEGVTIGPLAREDLRDAVDRQVRDSVAQGARVLLGGRVPDRPGFYYAPTVLDEVRPGMPVLEEEVFGPAVPLLRAAGADEALGLANASSYGLGSALWTSDLGRGEVLAARLEVGHTAVNGMTVSDPRLPFGGVKDSGYGRELSHHGLFEFVDIHAVVVNAADGPHEDRATASE
- a CDS encoding peptidoglycan DD-metalloendopeptidase family protein, which produces MSTPLGVGEAAPPQAGPVVPALRGPAPVGKGMWIWAPPRQPGPSDTAVRTPADFSRALLATLGEPNTGANVQALDAWQAAEGGFVHLNPLNTTQAAPGSTTWNSVGVKSYPDWRTAIRASAQTLRNGQYRGILAALKTGRDAEAVARAVAASPWGTGDFSPYIGQRYVVATDGADVSAINAMVTRAQAAGLTYVVVLLGSSEGTFAQQSFLDAFLPSAHAANIRVYGADVPSLTNPQADIARALSETTYTTPDQDRIDGIVADLAPGPDGTLDASAAQTYGSGLRAAVGPDLPLIVAVPAHPGPASAAGAPSGPLPPVPALPSAAPASPYAQLVAPFDAVAVMDPSTGPGHADLDPALSALAPLGKPLIPVDQMPTASPPPAPGAPDPARDQVLGFIEAADAMKATSVAFWSWETASQSVFDALQAAPQFSLPPAPAPMSANQVRSWQALLTGLGFPAPASGQWDAPTTAAVKAYQQAATTAPTGTIDDATRNSMLTPFPPPIPADLLAGSLAVPGGVVGPGGAGLPLPRQYLKNGSVDQGVDYSAPGGTPLYAMGSGTIIQEGIGGFGPNAPVLQITSGPLTGKTVYYGHAGPDLVPVGAQVVQGQQISSVGYGIVGISTGPHLEMGFWPLGHMGAGQAMLDYINVVARSTGG